In Caldicellulosiruptor morganii, the following proteins share a genomic window:
- a CDS encoding GAF domain-containing protein translates to MSMFEAYEQITRLKNTIEQFSSFIINASTEKDLDEIFALAVDTCINLTGSDGATVYLKEVVDKEEKLVIKATKNLSVNFEFYLGYSIPISAISLCGYTALHKKPVVISDTLNLPENHEFRQFKFFDKSLHYVTINTISVPVFDFENDLLGVVQVINKKAKPSIKIDENNASLLTINYTETDIKIVLAVAALLGLIIDRFRTYEKNELSISNTQKMLYNVFESIKKSISTLNDILINGQQKFIEALQIENKEKLYSLKEGIELFKKEYELTKITETITTIAYIKNKDTDTKIVNTLHEVISTEIRPYDIPVKVKEDEYVIFFHNVDIIKAGMIAKRIERKTLEKLRLNDISVSTLNFTWSFYELKPDEEKSIEEILCFLQKKVNESDGETLK, encoded by the coding sequence ATGAGCATGTTTGAAGCATATGAACAAATTACAAGATTAAAAAATACCATTGAACAATTCAGCAGCTTTATCATAAATGCATCAACAGAAAAAGATTTGGATGAGATTTTTGCTTTAGCAGTTGATACCTGCATAAATTTGACTGGAAGCGACGGTGCTACAGTTTATCTAAAAGAAGTAGTGGATAAGGAGGAAAAACTGGTTATAAAAGCAACAAAAAACCTGTCTGTTAATTTTGAGTTTTATCTGGGATATTCAATTCCAATCTCTGCAATTAGCCTGTGTGGATACACGGCTTTACATAAAAAACCTGTTGTTATAAGTGACACTCTGAACCTTCCCGAAAATCACGAGTTCAGACAATTCAAGTTCTTTGATAAAAGCCTGCATTATGTCACAATCAACACTATTTCTGTACCTGTATTCGACTTTGAAAATGACCTTTTAGGAGTAGTTCAGGTAATTAACAAAAAAGCAAAACCCAGTATAAAAATTGACGAAAACAATGCCTCACTTCTTACAATAAATTATACAGAAACGGACATCAAAATTGTACTGGCTGTTGCTGCTCTACTGGGGCTTATTATTGACAGATTCAGAACCTATGAAAAAAATGAACTTTCCATATCCAATACCCAGAAAATGCTATACAATGTGTTTGAGTCAATTAAAAAGTCCATTTCTACTTTAAATGATATTTTGATTAATGGTCAACAAAAATTTATAGAGGCTTTGCAGATTGAGAATAAGGAAAAGCTGTATTCACTCAAAGAAGGAATTGAACTTTTCAAAAAAGAATATGAGCTTACAAAGATTACCGAAACAATCACCACCATAGCTTATATAAAAAACAAAGATACTGACACTAAAATTGTTAATACTTTGCACGAAGTAATATCTACTGAAATAAGACCTTATGATATTCCTGTAAAAGTTAAAGAAGATGAATATGTTATTTTTTTTCACAATGTGGATATCATAAAAGCGGGTATGATTGCAAAGAGAATAGAAAGAAAGACTTTAGAAAAACTTCGTTTAAATGATATATCAGTTTCCACATTGAATTTCACATGGAGTTTTTATGAACTCAAACCCGATGAAGAAAAAAGTATCGAAGAAATACTCTGTTTCCTTCAAAAAAAGGTGAACGAAAGCGATGGTGAAACTCTAAAATGA
- a CDS encoding uracil-DNA glycosylase: MTTWEELENACLSCTKCPISKDRTNVVIGDGNKNAKLMFIGEAPGEEEDKQGKPFVGRAGKLLELALNALELSRENDFYICNILKCRPPNNRVPTEFEAQNCLPYLRAQVKLIKPRIIVCLGATAMKYILGKNLKITQDRGKWFEKGEFYIMATYHPAALLRDPGKREDFYRDLKSVKEKLQEVARE, translated from the coding sequence ATGACAACATGGGAAGAGCTTGAAAATGCCTGTCTTTCATGCACAAAATGTCCCATTTCAAAAGACAGGACAAACGTTGTGATTGGGGATGGCAATAAAAATGCAAAACTTATGTTTATTGGCGAGGCACCCGGTGAGGAAGAAGACAAGCAGGGCAAACCTTTTGTGGGAAGAGCAGGAAAGCTTCTTGAGCTTGCATTGAATGCTCTTGAACTTTCACGCGAAAATGATTTTTATATTTGCAATATTTTAAAGTGCAGACCACCGAACAATCGTGTTCCAACAGAGTTTGAGGCTCAAAACTGTCTTCCTTATTTGCGTGCACAGGTAAAGCTTATCAAGCCCAGAATAATAGTTTGCCTTGGAGCAACTGCAATGAAATATATCCTCGGGAAAAATCTGAAAATTACACAGGACAGGGGTAAATGGTTTGAAAAAGGAGAATTTTATATTATGGCTACATACCACCCGGCAGCACTTTTAAGAGACCCGGGCAAAAGAGAAGATTTTTACAGAGATTTGAAAAGTGTAAAGGAGAAGTTGCAAGAAGTTGCCAGAGAATAA
- a CDS encoding aspartate aminotransferase family protein, which produces MKIEEIISLDKQYYINVFGDRIPLAFEKGKGCILYDTEGREYLDFISGISVCNLGHGHPKFVEALKDQVEKLLHTSSLFYIENQALLAKKLCEISPFDRVFFCNSGAEANEAAIKLARNYFYKKGSSRYKIITLLNSFHGRTLATTAATGQKKYQKPFEPMPEGFLNVEADIDMIKEAIDDKTAAVMIELVQAEGGIKVLEKEFVGKIYDLCKDNGIFFIIDEVQTGIGRCGSLFCFEQYGIVPDIITLAKGLGNGIPIGAMLCKKEVTSFEPGEHGSTFGGNLLATRAALEVLNIIEEENIIENVNRMSSYLKQRLSELKETFNFIADVRGLGLLIGVEFSFPVKDLVKELALNGLLTSSCGGGNVIRFAPPLIVEKHHIDRAIEIFKEVVKRYDNMGRA; this is translated from the coding sequence ATGAAAATAGAGGAAATAATTAGTCTTGATAAACAGTATTATATAAATGTATTTGGAGACAGAATACCTCTGGCATTTGAAAAGGGAAAAGGTTGTATACTTTACGATACAGAAGGCAGAGAATATCTTGACTTTATCTCTGGAATCTCTGTTTGCAACCTGGGTCATGGTCATCCTAAATTTGTTGAGGCTCTGAAAGATCAGGTTGAAAAGCTTCTTCACACCTCAAGCCTTTTTTATATAGAAAACCAGGCACTTTTGGCAAAAAAACTCTGTGAGATTTCACCTTTTGACAGGGTATTTTTCTGCAACTCCGGAGCTGAGGCGAATGAAGCTGCCATAAAACTTGCAAGAAATTACTTTTATAAAAAAGGAAGCAGTCGATACAAAATCATAACACTTTTAAACTCATTCCACGGGAGAACTTTAGCAACAACCGCTGCAACAGGGCAAAAGAAATATCAAAAACCATTTGAGCCTATGCCAGAGGGTTTTTTGAATGTAGAAGCCGACATTGATATGATAAAAGAAGCAATAGATGACAAAACAGCAGCCGTAATGATAGAACTTGTCCAGGCAGAAGGTGGAATCAAAGTTCTTGAAAAAGAATTTGTAGGCAAAATCTATGACCTTTGTAAGGACAATGGTATTTTCTTTATAATTGATGAGGTGCAAACCGGAATCGGTAGATGTGGAAGCCTGTTTTGCTTTGAACAGTATGGAATTGTCCCGGATATAATCACACTTGCAAAAGGACTGGGAAACGGTATTCCAATTGGTGCAATGCTCTGCAAAAAAGAGGTTACAAGCTTTGAACCCGGTGAGCACGGGTCTACTTTTGGCGGTAACCTTCTGGCAACAAGGGCTGCCCTGGAGGTGTTGAATATAATTGAAGAAGAGAATATAATTGAAAATGTAAATAGGATGAGCAGCTACCTAAAACAAAGGCTTTCAGAATTAAAAGAAACTTTCAATTTTATAGCGGATGTTCGTGGGTTGGGACTTTTGATTGGCGTAGAATTTTCCTTCCCGGTGAAAGACTTAGTAAAAGAGCTTGCACTGAATGGGCTTTTAACAAGTTCATGTGGTGGTGGCAATGTAATAAGGTTTGCTCCACCTTTGATTGTTGAAAAACATCACATTGACAGAGCAATAGAAATTTTCAAAGAAGTGGTGAAAAGGTATGACAACATGGGAAGAGCTTGA
- a CDS encoding adenylate/guanylate cyclase domain-containing protein, with protein MRLWINMICYNCGNKIYSLDADRCIFCGMKFKDVCPSCSWLLPAFVNFCPNCGEFVKKSGDVRQTVEELKKVAVMFADISGFTRLSEKTSPDRVNDLINEFFEFILKPVYYFEGSIDKFIGDCVMILFGTKTSHLDDPKRAVLCALEMLKLCNEFSEERNLKISIRIGINYGIVAVGKVGGYYEKDYTVIGDVVNVAQRLQSVAPENGIYVSESIYRETFDSILYSEAKEIYVKNKSEPIRCYMPLKVISETNFLEPFSNIQDQYLSKLFNLIASKKENGILLVGPGGTGKTTLLERLSSHLLSNSIRTYYIKCSPNIYSRPYLLISQIICRILNISPEDVPGIKYHRLVSFLDFLFKDDFEKKSNCLNFLSVILQLNPEEEFRYIFSSMTPEDIEREIIQSTFLFFDTFLSSSFSIFLIDDIQFADIESIKVIEYIKANLAPDKGIFVITSDNENIKLNFQETIYIQKLSPEKIEEILKAVFNVNSVDRDFTELVSDISDGKIAYIQEICKWLQISNKLSVRNNILYLINFENSNSLEIFDRITEHRISKFDKELIEFLKIAAVYGKRFSFRVISDILKPSKPENDIILILTKNNFIKLVDIVYQNTTADKIFEFTNNFVFEAILKSIPKKIKANIHYRIANSIEKLFKDAINNYFDLLIYHYMEAEDFLNATKYCILLAHNYKRQLLYRYSVKYFKLALEILTKCNQTKHRFFVEALEELSILEKQMGNYTDAISYLQILYEHADAEKQLFIKCHMCECFILTADFDNAREIIVQLEKQIGKNHPLYLTLIYLKSLYHSYTASLEIDEILKEIESLSPLESEIEILIKALNITSYSLFRYHGNIKKAVSFLQKARGLATRVNNIFLRSKTTANFGILYFQIGNTNKAIHNLLSAFEDSKKIYDKHTQIDILINLGIIHAKKGLLKKAYEYLNQAYENSKKWSLLYEECLCLLNIGEVYIEKGLFFNAYELFLASLNISEEKMFTAEKILGYIYLAKVLSLMKNFKACEDFLSKSELLIEEVKDTDIEYEYHLTKADFLLQINNLSQAEKEIELALELSNKITFKQIESLRKKSEIMFGAEKYNEAIDCLSDAIKLCEESGFLLELAKCYVILAKVYINISEKTRAKYFIELAEKTSKHFDDEVSINLEILKIKNLL; from the coding sequence TTGAGGCTGTGGATAAATATGATCTGTTATAACTGCGGAAATAAAATATACTCATTGGATGCTGACAGGTGTATATTCTGTGGTATGAAATTCAAAGATGTCTGCCCTTCGTGCAGTTGGCTGCTTCCTGCTTTTGTTAATTTTTGTCCAAATTGTGGTGAATTTGTAAAGAAAAGTGGAGATGTGCGCCAAACAGTTGAAGAACTTAAAAAAGTAGCTGTGATGTTTGCAGACATATCAGGATTCACAAGGCTTTCTGAAAAGACAAGTCCTGACAGAGTAAATGACCTTATAAACGAGTTTTTTGAATTTATTTTAAAACCTGTTTATTATTTTGAGGGAAGTATAGACAAATTCATAGGCGATTGTGTAATGATACTTTTTGGGACAAAGACCTCTCATCTGGATGATCCAAAGCGTGCTGTTCTGTGTGCTCTTGAGATGTTAAAGCTTTGCAATGAGTTTTCTGAAGAAAGAAATTTGAAAATTTCAATCAGGATAGGTATAAACTATGGAATAGTGGCTGTCGGTAAAGTGGGCGGATACTACGAAAAAGACTACACTGTCATAGGTGATGTGGTCAATGTGGCTCAAAGATTGCAATCTGTCGCGCCTGAAAATGGTATTTATGTGTCAGAAAGTATCTACAGAGAAACCTTTGATTCCATCCTGTATTCTGAAGCTAAAGAAATATATGTGAAAAATAAAAGCGAGCCAATAAGGTGCTATATGCCTTTAAAAGTTATAAGTGAAACCAACTTTTTGGAACCATTTTCAAATATCCAGGATCAATATTTATCAAAATTGTTCAATTTGATTGCATCAAAAAAGGAAAATGGTATACTTCTGGTCGGACCGGGTGGTACTGGCAAAACAACATTGTTAGAAAGATTGTCCTCACATTTGCTTTCAAACAGTATAAGAACTTATTATATCAAATGCAGCCCCAATATTTATTCTCGCCCCTATTTATTGATATCTCAGATAATCTGCAGAATTTTGAATATAAGCCCTGAAGATGTACCAGGTATAAAATACCATCGATTGGTTTCATTTCTTGATTTTTTGTTCAAAGATGATTTTGAGAAAAAGTCAAACTGTTTAAATTTTCTCTCTGTTATTCTGCAACTGAATCCTGAGGAAGAATTCAGGTACATTTTTTCTTCAATGACGCCAGAAGATATTGAACGAGAAATTATACAAAGCACTTTTCTCTTTTTCGATACATTTTTATCATCCAGTTTTTCTATCTTTTTAATAGACGATATTCAGTTTGCTGATATTGAATCAATCAAGGTAATTGAATACATTAAAGCCAATTTAGCGCCTGACAAAGGCATATTTGTCATAACATCAGACAATGAAAACATCAAACTAAATTTTCAAGAAACAATTTATATACAAAAACTTTCACCTGAAAAAATCGAAGAAATACTAAAAGCTGTTTTTAATGTAAATAGTGTTGATAGGGATTTTACAGAGCTTGTATCCGATATTTCTGATGGTAAAATTGCGTATATTCAGGAAATTTGCAAATGGCTTCAGATAAGTAATAAATTATCTGTCAGAAATAACATTCTATATCTTATAAACTTTGAAAATTCAAATTCTTTGGAAATATTTGATAGAATTACTGAACATAGAATTTCTAAATTTGATAAAGAGCTGATTGAGTTTTTAAAAATTGCAGCGGTATATGGAAAAAGATTTAGTTTCAGGGTTATATCAGATATTTTAAAACCTTCAAAACCAGAAAATGATATCATTCTTATTCTTACAAAGAATAATTTTATCAAACTTGTTGACATTGTGTATCAAAACACCACAGCAGATAAAATCTTTGAATTTACAAATAATTTTGTCTTCGAAGCAATTTTAAAATCTATACCCAAAAAAATAAAAGCAAACATTCATTACAGAATTGCAAATTCAATTGAAAAACTATTTAAAGATGCTATAAACAATTACTTCGACCTTTTAATATATCACTATATGGAAGCCGAAGACTTTCTAAATGCCACTAAATACTGTATTTTGCTTGCACACAATTACAAAAGGCAACTTCTATACAGATATTCTGTAAAATACTTCAAACTTGCACTTGAAATATTAACTAAATGCAATCAAACCAAACATCGTTTTTTTGTAGAGGCACTTGAGGAACTCTCAATTTTAGAAAAACAAATGGGTAATTACACTGATGCAATAAGTTATTTGCAGATATTGTATGAACACGCAGATGCTGAAAAACAGCTTTTTATTAAATGTCATATGTGTGAATGTTTTATTTTAACTGCTGACTTTGACAATGCCCGTGAAATTATTGTCCAACTTGAAAAGCAAATTGGCAAAAATCATCCTCTATATTTAACACTTATATATTTAAAAAGCCTTTATCACAGCTACACAGCATCACTGGAAATTGATGAAATCCTCAAGGAGATTGAATCCCTTTCCCCACTTGAAAGCGAAATTGAAATTTTAATCAAGGCTCTAAACATTACTTCTTATTCCCTTTTTAGATATCATGGCAACATTAAAAAAGCGGTAAGCTTTCTGCAAAAAGCAAGAGGACTTGCAACCAGAGTCAACAACATATTTTTGCGAAGCAAAACTACTGCAAACTTTGGCATTCTATATTTTCAGATCGGAAACACAAATAAGGCAATTCATAATTTGTTATCAGCTTTTGAAGACAGCAAAAAAATTTATGACAAACACACACAAATTGATATTTTGATAAACTTAGGAATAATTCATGCCAAGAAAGGATTGCTCAAAAAAGCATATGAGTATCTAAACCAGGCTTATGAGAATTCTAAAAAATGGAGTTTGTTGTATGAAGAATGTTTGTGTCTGCTAAACATTGGCGAGGTTTATATTGAAAAAGGCTTGTTTTTTAATGCTTATGAACTGTTTTTAGCATCACTTAATATCAGCGAGGAGAAAATGTTTACAGCAGAAAAGATACTGGGTTATATATACCTTGCAAAAGTTTTGAGCCTCATGAAAAACTTTAAAGCATGCGAAGATTTTCTGAGCAAATCAGAATTGCTGATTGAAGAGGTTAAAGATACAGACATTGAGTATGAATATCATCTGACAAAAGCAGATTTCCTTTTGCAAATAAATAATCTTTCGCAGGCAGAAAAAGAAATAGAGCTGGCACTTGAATTATCAAACAAAATTACATTCAAACAGATAGAATCACTTAGAAAAAAAAGCGAAATAATGTTTGGTGCTGAAAAGTACAATGAAGCTATAGACTGTCTTTCTGATGCAATTAAACTCTGTGAAGAAAGTGGTTTTTTATTAGAGCTTGCAAAGTGCTACGTGATACTGGCAAAGGTTTATATAAATATATCAGAGAAAACCCGGGCAAAGTATTTCATTGAGTTAGCAGAAAAAACAAGCAAGCATTTTGATGACGAAGTTAGCATCAACTTAGAAATATTAAAAATCAAAAATCTCTTATGA
- a CDS encoding sensor domain-containing diguanylate cyclase, whose product MNEQIVSHDLKKLIRKLSKIGIAISREKNIDSILEMILNESIDITNSDGGTLYVVKEFEGKKYLVITFAKNFSVNFDFAGYRIPVDENSIAGFVAKNAIPVTINNVQNLQKTQFSQFRLFDDSLNYVTVNTMAIPMIDYQGNVIGVLQLVNKKKNKEIKLSSENIKQNILEYTKEDEEIILSLASQASLLIERIHLYQRIEKNIANTRYALISLFNSMKQVIANLSEDILIEQEEFKKFATLDALTGLFTRNEGMVYLEKQIQLSKMNESHFVVCFIDVDGLKSVNDTFGHQTGDDLLKNFCQILKESIRSYDIAFRFGGDEFVLVLSKATVKEANTVLSRIQEKIEKFNSSEAKPYKISISYGFAEYSPELDLTSEDLIKLADEKMYRMKRDKKSSPS is encoded by the coding sequence ATGAATGAACAAATTGTATCACATGACTTAAAAAAACTTATAAGGAAACTGAGTAAAATTGGGATTGCAATTTCGCGTGAAAAGAATATTGACTCCATACTTGAGATGATTCTAAACGAAAGCATTGATATTACAAACAGCGATGGTGGTACACTCTATGTTGTAAAGGAGTTTGAGGGAAAAAAGTACCTTGTAATTACATTTGCTAAAAACTTTTCTGTCAATTTCGACTTTGCAGGATACAGAATCCCGGTAGATGAAAACAGCATAGCAGGATTTGTTGCAAAAAATGCTATACCTGTAACAATAAATAATGTGCAGAACCTGCAAAAAACTCAATTTTCACAATTTAGACTTTTTGATGATTCTTTGAACTATGTTACAGTAAACACAATGGCAATTCCAATGATTGATTATCAGGGAAATGTCATTGGAGTTCTCCAGCTTGTTAATAAAAAGAAAAACAAAGAAATAAAACTTTCTTCAGAAAATATAAAGCAGAATATTTTAGAGTACACAAAAGAAGATGAAGAAATTATTCTGTCTCTGGCATCCCAGGCATCACTTCTAATCGAAAGAATACATCTTTATCAGAGGATTGAAAAGAATATCGCAAATACAAGGTATGCTTTAATTAGCCTGTTTAATTCCATGAAACAGGTAATTGCCAACCTCAGCGAAGATATTTTAATTGAACAGGAAGAATTCAAGAAGTTTGCCACTCTGGATGCCCTAACAGGACTTTTTACAAGAAATGAAGGAATGGTTTATCTGGAAAAGCAAATTCAGCTTTCAAAAATGAACGAGTCACATTTCGTTGTATGCTTTATAGATGTTGACGGTTTGAAATCAGTAAACGACACTTTTGGACACCAAACCGGTGATGATCTTTTGAAGAATTTCTGTCAAATTTTAAAGGAAAGCATCAGAAGTTATGATATCGCATTCAGGTTTGGCGGAGATGAATTTGTTCTGGTTCTTTCAAAAGCTACAGTAAAAGAAGCAAATACTGTTCTGTCAAGAATTCAGGAAAAAATTGAAAAGTTTAATTCCTCAGAAGCAAAGCCATATAAAATAAGTATAAGCTATGGCTTTGCCGAATATTCTCCAGAATTGGATTTAACCTCTGAAGATTTAATTAAATTAGCTGATGAAAAAATGTACAGGATGAAAAGAGATAAAAAAAGCAGCCCCTCTTAA
- a CDS encoding MBL fold metallo-hydrolase, with product MKNHPVLNFLGIGSAFNTNFNNTSAYFEHEDSLFLIDCGEGIFETLYKMKLLQKYPNINILITHTHPDHVATLGHLILYCFYELNKKARILFPEESLILSFLSSIGVAEKTFDLIPLKNSLIYEDKITIIPVRQIHVTDIPCFGYLIETEESNFFYSGDAKTIDEIIIDRFLKDEIKFLYQDTCSENHNGTGPHLSLEELSLLIPSEKRNRVFCIHLDSNFDFKLALSLGFQIPEQIQI from the coding sequence ATGAAAAACCACCCTGTACTTAACTTTCTGGGTATTGGAAGTGCGTTTAATACAAATTTCAATAACACCTCTGCTTACTTTGAACACGAAGATAGTCTGTTTTTAATAGATTGTGGAGAGGGAATATTCGAAACCCTCTATAAAATGAAACTTCTTCAAAAGTATCCAAATATCAATATTTTAATTACACACACTCACCCGGACCATGTCGCAACCCTGGGGCATCTTATTCTTTACTGTTTTTATGAACTTAACAAAAAGGCAAGAATCCTCTTCCCGGAAGAATCTCTTATTCTCTCGTTTTTAAGCAGCATTGGTGTTGCTGAAAAAACATTTGACTTGATACCATTAAAAAATAGTTTAATCTACGAAGATAAAATCACGATAATACCTGTAAGACAAATTCATGTTACGGACATTCCCTGTTTTGGGTATTTAATTGAAACAGAAGAAAGTAACTTTTTTTACAGTGGCGATGCAAAAACAATTGATGAAATTATAATTGATAGGTTCTTAAAAGATGAGATAAAATTTTTATATCAAGATACCTGCTCGGAAAATCACAATGGCACAGGACCTCATCTGTCACTTGAGGAACTGAGCTTACTTATTCCTTCAGAAAAGAGAAACCGCGTATTTTGCATCCATTTGGACAGCAATTTTGATTTTAAGCTTGCTTTAAGTTTGGGATTCCAAATTCCAGAACAAATACAGATTTGA
- a CDS encoding DedA family protein produces MESLKQIFISIAEYLTQFGHIGIFIGMTLESACIPIPSEIILPLGGYLVYRGIGSIFSMTLVATLGCYAGSVIAYVAGYFGGRPFILKYGKYLFISKHDFERAERFFQKRGEITIFVSRLLPVIRTFISLPAGIAKMNFIKFSAYTILGSFPWCLLFVYLGKKLGDNWRTIEEHLKGLDYFILVILIIAILLYVAAKLFGRKKRADIE; encoded by the coding sequence ATGGAGTCTTTAAAACAGATATTTATATCCATAGCTGAATATTTAACACAATTTGGCCACATAGGGATATTTATAGGAATGACACTTGAGTCTGCATGCATTCCCATTCCTTCTGAAATAATTCTGCCACTTGGCGGGTATCTGGTTTACAGAGGTATTGGAAGTATATTTTCAATGACACTTGTTGCAACACTTGGATGTTACGCAGGCTCTGTAATAGCATATGTAGCTGGTTATTTTGGTGGAAGACCTTTTATTCTAAAGTACGGTAAATACCTTTTTATATCAAAACATGACTTTGAAAGAGCAGAAAGATTCTTTCAAAAAAGAGGAGAGATAACAATATTTGTAAGTCGCCTTTTGCCCGTTATAAGGACCTTCATATCTCTCCCTGCTGGAATTGCAAAAATGAATTTTATTAAGTTTTCAGCGTACACAATCCTGGGGTCATTCCCGTGGTGCTTGCTTTTTGTCTATCTTGGCAAAAAGCTTGGAGATAACTGGAGAACAATTGAAGAACATTTAAAAGGTTTGGATTACTTTATTCTGGTTATTCTGATAATTGCAATCCTTCTATATGTGGCTGCAAAACTTTTTGGGCGCAAAAAAAGAGCTGATATTGAATAA
- a CDS encoding S-layer homology domain-containing protein, with translation MKKRSFKLLTGLLVMLFIFNLFNLVSFSQEQSTPIFSDLPQNHWAYNAVKFMVERGIITGYPDGTFRPDNPVTRAEFARIMVIALNLPFKVTDNPSFKDVPRDHWAYPYVETAKYFLTGFRTSSGDYFKPSDYAVREDMAVALVKAKGLQNENVDVNILNNYIDREQISKNLTKYVAIAIAKGIMVGSPVPNSNQLKFEPQGILTRAQAAMLLYNVISTQSNEEKVTYDDSSSTGTNQQYNYAAPNVSGYTKGDKVVLVWNKINDRRLKGYAIVVSKNNSQPVYPQDGYLKILGNKDATYIEIGVNSKYNGGDVGAYIKSGEEYYFGVTAIYEGNVYVKGNAVRLKVPVIPDYYEKPSVKYEYKDNKFLLSWQKIDDSRLVGYRVVISKKNKKPKYPESGYLVFINDRSTTQMVIDNTIPYKGGDFGEYLKDGEEYYFSVTAQYQDRLVAGNSVKAEFYSNLEIKALRPKLQAKTIKYFGNWYINLKWDKINNEKLQGYKVVVSDKNSAPDYNKDGIVAIITDKNITSINIRAKDKYFLNGEYKELKKGQYYYFTVYAVYTDKIVGGNVIREKIP, from the coding sequence ATGAAAAAAAGGAGTTTTAAACTACTGACAGGTCTACTGGTAATGCTGTTTATCTTTAATCTATTTAACCTTGTCTCGTTTTCTCAGGAACAATCGACACCAATCTTTTCTGACCTTCCTCAGAATCACTGGGCTTACAATGCTGTAAAGTTTATGGTTGAAAGAGGAATTATAACAGGATATCCAGATGGTACTTTCAGACCGGACAATCCTGTGACACGTGCTGAATTTGCAAGAATCATGGTGATTGCATTGAACCTTCCATTCAAAGTGACAGATAATCCTTCATTCAAAGATGTCCCCAGAGATCACTGGGCTTATCCATACGTTGAAACCGCCAAATACTTTTTAACAGGTTTTAGAACTTCCAGTGGTGACTATTTTAAACCATCAGATTATGCAGTGAGAGAAGATATGGCAGTTGCCCTTGTTAAGGCAAAAGGGTTGCAAAATGAAAATGTTGATGTAAATATTTTGAACAATTACATTGACAGAGAACAGATATCAAAAAACCTAACAAAATATGTCGCAATTGCTATTGCAAAAGGTATTATGGTGGGAAGTCCTGTTCCCAATTCGAATCAGCTCAAGTTTGAACCGCAAGGGATTTTAACGCGTGCTCAAGCAGCTATGCTTTTGTACAATGTGATTTCGACTCAGTCTAATGAGGAAAAAGTTACTTATGATGACAGTTCATCTACAGGCACTAATCAACAGTATAATTACGCTGCTCCAAATGTTAGTGGATATACAAAGGGTGATAAAGTTGTGCTTGTATGGAATAAGATAAACGACAGAAGATTGAAGGGCTATGCGATAGTAGTGTCAAAAAATAACAGCCAGCCTGTATATCCACAGGACGGTTACTTAAAAATACTTGGCAATAAAGATGCTACGTATATAGAGATTGGTGTAAATTCAAAATATAACGGTGGTGACGTTGGAGCATATATAAAGAGCGGGGAAGAATATTATTTTGGTGTTACGGCAATCTACGAAGGCAATGTTTATGTAAAAGGGAATGCTGTAAGACTCAAGGTGCCTGTAATACCTGATTATTACGAAAAGCCTTCTGTTAAGTATGAGTATAAAGATAATAAATTCTTATTGAGCTGGCAGAAGATAGATGATTCACGCCTTGTCGGGTACAGGGTGGTTATATCAAAAAAGAATAAGAAACCTAAATATCCTGAAAGTGGTTACCTTGTCTTCATCAATGATAGAAGTACAACTCAAATGGTGATAGACAATACAATACCTTATAAAGGTGGAGACTTTGGTGAATATCTAAAAGATGGAGAGGAGTATTATTTCAGTGTCACAGCACAGTATCAGGATAGGCTTGTTGCTGGTAATAGCGTAAAAGCTGAGTTTTATTCAAATTTGGAGATAAAAGCTTTGAGGCCCAAGCTTCAAGCGAAGACAATCAAATATTTTGGAAACTGGTATATAAACTTGAAATGGGACAAAATTAATAACGAGAAATTGCAGGGATATAAAGTAGTTGTATCTGACAAAAATTCAGCGCCCGACTACAATAAGGATGGAATTGTTGCAATTATCACAGACAAAAATATTACATCAATAAATATAAGAGCAAAAGACAAATATTTTCTAAATGGTGAATATAAGGAGCTGAAAAAAGGTCAGTATTATTACTTTACAGTATATGCCGTTTATACAGATAAAATAGTTGGTGGAAATGTGATAAGAGAAAAAATTCCATGA